DNA from Ictalurus punctatus breed USDA103 chromosome 7, Coco_2.0, whole genome shotgun sequence:
TCAGTAAGTGTAAACCTACAAAACCTATTTGATTGGTGGACCTGATAAACTGGCCAATGAATGTTGGTCTAAGATGGATATGCCTAAAAATTGTTTACTTTTActgtttccatttccatttattcataTCTAGCTGGTGAGACAGCATGAAGCAGTCTGTTGATTCAATTCATCATTGATGTTCAGTAACCCTTTTATCTTGGTCCTGGTAACAGTGCATCTGAAGGCTACCTTgagaacactgggcatgaggtggggatACAGGCAATGTAGTGTTTCCAGTACACCTAatgtcatgtttgtttttggcaggttggaggaaactggaaaacctggaggaaacccatttGGACTTGGGGAGAACATTTAAATAGCAAAATTAATAGCTCAGGATTAAACCAGAGACCCTGGGGCTGTGCCATTGTGAAGCCCGATTATCGAATTAtgatacttaataataaacactaatgACAATAAGCAGTCCGAGGAGACAAATTGGTAATCATCCATTACCCCAAGTATGCTTGATGGTAATAACAAGGAAGTGAccttgattttgatgatgtatTGAGGTGAGGTCTTCATCCAAGTTGCGATGTCTGTAAGGAATGCTATAAATGGGTGCTTAGACTATGGCATTTCCTGGATGGAAGAGCAAGTAGAGCTGAGTGTAATCAGGTCCACTTGTTTGTTATGTAAAAAGATAATATAGTCATTATGTACTCATTAGGATCTCATAATTGATAATTTGCATGAACTGATAAAATGGTTAAGACCTATGCAGGTTTTGCTACTGTAGCATGCAATTATTTGGCACAAAATCCCATAAAACTGCACTCATTTAaatgatatgatttttttcctgGTGTAATGTAAATTATGCAAAGCtccactctctcccactctcttcAGCCATGACTTCGTCCACTCCTCCCTCCTCTCGTAGTCCTTCCCCTCAGAAGGTTTGCCATTCCCAGActcagacagatgtcctgaagcCGTTGCTGGGcggaggtggtggaggtgtggcaGGAGGCGGAGCTGCAGCATTGAGGAGGCGTCGACGTGTCTTGTCTAAGGATGGCCGAAGCAATGTGCGCATTGAGCATGTCAGTGGCCGTGGAGCTCTCTACCTTCGTGACCTGTGGACGACATTTCTGGACATGCAGTGGCGCTACAAGCTTTTCCTATTCTCAGCCACCTTTGCTGGGACCTGGTTTGCTTTTGGAGTGCTGTGGTACCTCGTGGCACTGGTGCACGGAGACCTGCTGGGTGAGAAGAGAGGAGGTCTTTAGAGATTAATTTGAACAAGATATTTATGGAGATTTTGCCACATGTCTAAAAGTATGTGTCTTATACATATTTAGTGGATAATGTGCCACATACTAGCTATAAAGAGTGCAGATGTTATTTGGGGCTGTGGTGGCTCcatggttaaggctctgagttactgatcagatggtgggttcaaaccccaggaccaccaagctgccactgttgggcccttgaacaaggcccttaaccctctctgctccaagggcgccatatcatggctaaccctgtgctctgacccaacaagctgggatatgcaaagaaaaagaatttcactgtgctgtaatgtatatgtgacaaataaaggctttttttcttctttaaaaatggtagtttttaaaaatagcctTTGCATCTCTTTGCAGAGTTTGACCCGCCATCCAACCATACCCCCTGCGTGATGCAGGTTCAGACGCTGACAGCTGCCTTCCTCTTCTCTCTGGAATCACAGACTACGATTGGCTATGGCTTCCGGTGCATAACAGAGGAATGTCCAGTTGCCATCATCCTTCTCATAATGCAGCTAGTTATCACAATGGTGATGGAGATCTTTATCACGGGGACCTTTCTTGCCAAGGTAAACCAAGAACAATCGTAGTTATAATAGCTAAGCCCATAAGAGTCTTCACTGTGCTGCAGTGTATTTAGTATGTCTACTATTCAAAAGTTTGTACATGCCTGGTTTACAGAATGGTTTTGTtgatttgtaatattttaagcTATTTTAGAATAATGAGGCTAACATTAACACTATGACATAACACATAAAGAATTATACATTGACCaagaaaagtgttaaaaaaaatctaaatccaTAACACCATTCCTAGTTAAGCTTTACACACTCTTAGCATCTTCCTAATCAGCTTCCTGAATGAGCTTCACATAGGATGCTTTCTTTAAATTCTCAAATAGGCTGTGCTCCTAACTCCTTCTCTTAtgctataaataataaacaattttttttttttggtggtggtggtagggggtgtgtgtgtgtgtgtgtggggggggggggggggtagtaaGTAAGATTGCTTGGAGCAAAAACtacttattaaaaatatatacattcaaacTAAATGCATTTATGGACATTAACCTCACTATTAACATTCATCTTCAAATGTTTTTAAGACAATTGAAAATATGTATGCAGTCCTGTGTGTCCAAATGTTTGACTAGTAGTATATGTGATCTGTGCTGTGTATATAGCTGCTGATGCATGCATAGTATCTATAGTATGCATTAGTGttgtattatgtatgtatagaGTTGTAGGTGTAAGATATAGTAAATGTGTTGTTCTCTGTGTAGGTGGCTCGGCCAAAAAAGCGTggtgaaacaataaagttcAGTCAGCATGCGGTCGTGGCCAACCATGATGACCAACCATGCCTTATGATCCGTGTAGCTAACATGCGTAAGAGCCTACTGCTGGGGTGTCAGGTAAGTGAATATGTGGTCAAAAgaaggttaaaaaaatatttctttttttttttttgctgattcatttcatttaaataatagGAAATACATTGATCACTCATTTCCAGTGGTGGAGAAGAAAAGCAGAGAAAACTGTATTTTTACAGTCTGGTTTAATAAACTTCATTATCATGAgagattttgaaaaaatgttgttttcccaacaagatttttaattatttaaaaatttaattattgCACTTCCCTATCCAATTTAATATTATCTTTTTGAAAATGCTCTAAGCTGTTCTAAGCTGTTACCTAAGCAATTATAATACACCTAAAACATGATATTGGGTGGGTGACACAGTGGTGGAGCGGGTAGCACCACTGCCGCCTCAAAGCTCCAAAGCTTCTATGCTGGAGTTGAggtactgtctgtgtggagttcctCATGTTTTTCACATGTCTATGTGGGTTTTGTtgtgttctctggtttcctgccACTTCCCAAAAAATATGCAGTAGTACTACATAGTATAATGTAGTTTCATACaaatatgttattatatatactCATTTCTTTTTAGTGGCTGTGTTAGATCATTTCTAATAGAAATTTGTTAAATTCCTCAAGCAAAATTATAGAGTTATGAAGTGCTTTGATGTGTATTAAGTGTTTGCATGTGGAAGAGTGATCTTTATATGTATATTCAGTGTATTCTTTATATCCAGGTAACTGGGAAGCTGCTGCAGACGTCACTGACTAAAGAGGGTGAGACAGTTCGGCTGGACCAGAGAAATGTGGCCTTCCAGGTGGACACGTCTAGTGACAGCCCCTTCCTCATCCTCCCTCTCACCTTCTACCATGTTATTGATGACAGCAGCCCGCTCCGCCCCTGGGCTGCCAAAGGTAAGAGCAGACCTCATTGATGTTTTGTAGACAGTTCTACAAGAACCTTCTAAAAAAATAGGAGAGTTCAATAAGAGGTTAAGAAAAGAACATTAGAAGAGGTTTAGAAGACATATCCAGGCCAGGAGTTTTTGGTGAGTACTTCATGTCTCTAAGCAAATATTTGTAAGGAGGTTACAGGAGAAATTTTGCATTTGAAAGAAGTTCGAGAACTTCTAGAACTGAATTATTATCTTTCTGAGACTTCCAATGTAGGTAGGAAAGTAGACCTAGAACAGATTTGGATTTGAAAACAGAATAGGGATTTAGAAGAGTTTCAAAATAATCTAAGAATGTGATCTGGAAGAGAGTTCCCAATAGTTAAAAGTTCTAGAAGAACTTTGGATTTTAGAACAGAATTGGGATGTGGACAAGTGCTACGAAAGGAGTTAAAAAGTAGTTTGAGAatagatttagattttttaaagaGAATTTGGTTCTGAATTAGAGTTTGAAAAGAAGTGAAGAAAGTAGTTTCAGTAGACATTTGGATTCTAGAAGAGAATTAAAATGGTCAAGATCCCAAAAGTAGTTGTAGAAGATATTTGTGGGATTGTGAGattgagagaaaaataaaatggcttTTTCTGAGACTGCCATGATAATACTTTAACACCCGTTCCAAAGTGTCTGATAGGGATCTGCCTGTGGAGCCTGGTGGTAAAGAACACTTGAGAACACAGCGAATGTGGTTGGATAGAAGCCGTGTATGGAGTTGGTTTGAGGACAGAG
Protein-coding regions in this window:
- the LOC108267280 gene encoding ATP-sensitive inward rectifier potassium channel 10; translation: MTSSTPPSSRSPSPQKVCHSQTQTDVLKPLLGGGGGGVAGGGAAALRRRRRVLSKDGRSNVRIEHVSGRGALYLRDLWTTFLDMQWRYKLFLFSATFAGTWFAFGVLWYLVALVHGDLLEFDPPSNHTPCVMQVQTLTAAFLFSLESQTTIGYGFRCITEECPVAIILLIMQLVITMVMEIFITGTFLAKVARPKKRGETIKFSQHAVVANHDDQPCLMIRVANMRKSLLLGCQVTGKLLQTSLTKEGETVRLDQRNVAFQVDTSSDSPFLILPLTFYHVIDDSSPLRPWAAKGGGWADPEMADFELLVIMSATVEPTSATCQVRTSYLPDEILWGYEFPPVVSLSPSGKYVADFTFFDKVAKTKTPPCFKQTSPSRPSSDSSRGGGGKDPEKKRLEESYREEKGCDRGRIRDSSPLSVRISNV